The genomic DNA CCCATGTCCTGAAATATTATCTCTATCTTCAACATAAAGGGTATGCACATTTAGATTTCCTAATATAGTTTTGATTGTGTTTAACACCTTAGGATCACCAAATGGTAGTTTTTCTTGAAATAGAAATGCATAATACTTATTATCTACTCTTTCTAATACACAAAGTGCAGTATTATCACCACCAATACTGTATGCGGGGTCTAGATATGCTATTGGATTTACAAATTCATGATCACTTGTAACATTAATATTGGTAAATATAGCATCACACGGAGCAACCCATTCGCCTAAAAGGACTTTGGCTTTATATGTTGGCTTGTCTTTATAAATTTCTTCTTGTGTTTTAATAAATTCTTTTGAAATTAGATTATTATCATAAGTTGTAAAGTTATATGTAGAATAAGTATTAGTATTATCAATATAATCAGTTTTAAAAAAGTGGTCAGGACTGTCGGGGTTAGTATCAAAAATAATTGTTTGCATACCCACTCTAAGTCTTTTTAAACATTCTATTAATGTTTCCTTATGTAGAGTTGTTGCTTCATTTACATATATAAGAGCTGAGTTGCTTCCCCTAAATCTTTCAAAATCACTTGCCTTATCACCACCATAAAGGTTAACTCTTAATGAATCAAGTTCAAAATATGATGTATTAGAAAACTTAGGTAAAAATGGGATATTTAGCATATTAGCAAGCTTTTCAAATTGACCTAAAACATTAATCTCTAATGATTTTTGTGAATTACCCAATATAAAATTATTGGTATCTTGTTTATATAAATTTCTATTCTTAATCAAGATTTTTAAGAACAAATAACATGCTAAAAAGGTTTTACCACTTGCAATGCCACCACTTAAGATAATTTTACTTTGATTATTTCTTTCTATACTGCGTATTACTTCAAATTGTTTTTTAGTTAAATATTTACTCTCAAACCCTTTAAAATCAACTTCTACTTCTTTAAACTTAATATACTCTAATATATCAATCCCAAATTCACGTTTATAATCCCTTTGCATTTCTTTAAACATTGGTAATTTATATATATCCATTTCTTAACCTTTAAACTTGAAATTTAAAACGTGACTCTACATCTGTTGCTTTTAGCTTTTGCAGCATCTCATAATACAACTGCATTTTCTTAACTTCCCTTTCTTTTTTAAGTTGTGACAGTTGAAGTGTTAAGTCTTCATTACTATTTTCTTCTTGTGAATGTTCACACTCTTTAGAAAGACTTATAATCTTAGACTCTATTTTATCTATTTGATCATCATGAGTTTTAAGTTCCAACTCTACATATCTACTAAATGAATTTATAAATTCTATTCCTAGAAGGCTACGAGCCATACTAAACTGACTCTTTAAATCTCGGGCTTGCGCATTACTTTGAGACGCATGAAGTAAGATATTAGTTAGAGTATCTTCATGAATAGTAAGCTTATTATTGTTAACATATTCAGAATTGTCTTTAACCGCTTCCCATTTGTGTCTCATCTTACTTACATTTGCTTTAGAAACCCCCATTTCCTTTGCAATATTACTGTCATTAAGCTTACCTTCTTTAAAATACACAATATAATCATCAAATGATTTTTTAAATCTACTCATACTCTTTAACACAAGTTAACCATTAAGTTAACAAAAATATAATTAATTAACATAAACTCTATAACAAAAAAATAAACTTTACAAAAACAATAAATACTTATAACAACTGAAATATAACAATCAAAATTGAGATAAATTTCTACAATCATGATGATAAGGAGAGTTACATGAGTAAAATTAATCTTATTTTTGTTTCATTACTACTAATGGGTAGTTGTTACAAATATGATCTTACAAACAAACCCAAAAGTAGAAGTACAAGAGAAGTACAAGAAGAACAAACAGAAGATATACAAGAAAAACCCGAAGCAGTATTAAGATCAAAATTAAATGATACTGAAAAATCAAGTCTAGATTTCTTAAAACAAGCTTTAGGGAATGATGCTAAATTTAATAAGTTTGTACTGTTAAATGAAAGCAAAGTTAAAAGTGCACTTAAACACATACAAACTGAACTTGAAAAGTGTACTGAAGACAAAAAGAATGCTTTTAAAGCACATATACAAGGATACTTTGATACAATGGATGAAAACAGACTAGATAGTTTTAAAACAAGCGTAATAAGCACATGTAATTAACAATAAAGCTAGTATATATCAAAAAACATAGTATATTGATAAGTAAGATCTTAAATAAATAATCATCTTTACTCAAAACAAATAAAAGCACGACTCATACCAAAGTTGTGCTTTTTTAATAATAAAGATGTTAATAGAGAGTAGTAATTGTAAACAAAAAAAAGAATAAATTAAACTCATTACAAAAATGGTAAGTTGAACAAAAAAGTTAACTTGAGGTTAACTGATAGTAAGAAGTTAAAATTTGTTATACATAAATACACCACTGTAACATGTTAGTTTATTAAAAAAGATCATAGAGTAAATGTAGAGTAAATAATTTAGTATTTGTAAAATATAAGACAAAGTAGCTATTGAATAATAGTTTAAGATACAAAAAAATAAACATTCTAGTTATAAAAATGACCTTAAAGACAATATTTTATATACAATGCTAAGCATCTAAATTTGACTTTAAGAGTAAGTATTTGCTAAGATTTTTATAGTTAAATTTATATATTTTTAATGTGTTTAGTTAACTTGTAAAGTACATGCAAAGAGAACATTTAATTAATAAGTTAATAAAGGAAAATACACAATTAAATGAAGAACTAAATCTTCTAAAACTTAATCTTAAAGATAAGAAAACCAAGCAAACAAGAAGTATTCCTATAAGGTTTTATCTTAATGATAAGATAATAAGATTAGTAAAGAGGTGTATAGAAAAACTTAAAGAAAAGGACCCAATCTCAGGATGGTTTGTATATTTACTCTCAATTACTGGTTGTAGAGGTGTTGAGATTCAAAATGTAAAACTTACTGATATCTCTAAAGAGAGGAGTAGTGATGGTGAAATGTTTTATTCTATTCGTGTAAATGTAGCTAAAAAAAGAAATAGTATATGCATAAGAGAAGTAGTCATTAGCAAATCTGAATTCAACTCTATAATGCAAGCGCATCAAAACTACTTTCTATCTAAAGGAAAAGACACAAGGCGTACATATCTCTTTCAAAAAAGTAAAGTTAAATTTAAAGACAACAAAATTGATATAATTAACATTTCAAAACAGTTTAAGGAATTACTAGTTAAATCTGGATTTAAATATCGTAAGTCCTTACATATATGCCGTAATATATTTATAGCATCACTTAAAGCTAAAGGATACAATTCATTTGAAATAAAAGAACTTATGAAATACTCATCCACTTCTGAAATTGATAATGTCTATGGCCTATCCAGTGCTAGTAAGATACAAGCTTACAAAGATATCAAAAATAGCTTAAATTAACTACTAGTTTTTGCTAAAATATTGTATAATATTAACAAATGAAAAACTAAACAAGCAAAATTTTACTTCATATAAAAACTAAGAGGCTTTAGGTCTCTATTTTTTTACACATAAATTAATACCTATATACTGAATATTTCCTTTTGGATATACCTAGTGTTTTTACAAGTTATACTTGATTTACTAGCTTTGTATGAAGTTGCTAGTATCTCATATTTAGTATGACCAAAAGTATTAGCTATACCACTTGATAAAGCTATATAATTAATATGAAGATTATATTTTAAAAAAAGTTCTAATACCTCCTTATCATCAAATTCACTTATTGCAAACTTCCAATTATATCTCTTCATTTCTATAATGAGCTTTTCTAAACAGTCTAAATTCCAACCCCGATTCTCATGCAAACGACCTCGTGATATTGAATATGGAGGATCAAGATATACAAATGTTGAAGGAATCTTATCTTTCTTAGTTACAGCATTTAAAAAGTCAAATATGTCACGAGAAGTCAATACTGCAAAATTAAGCATTTCTTTGATTTTGGATTTATAAGTATTTAACTTCTCTAAAAATAGTTTCTTAGAATTATTTTTATTAAATTTTATAGTTGTACTACATGTACCATAAATAGAATACAGAGTCCTTAATATGACATATTCTATTTTATCTTGATTCTCATTTATAACTCTGTCATAAATAATTGCTTCTCTTACACGTCTGTAAAGCAAATCAGGATCTTGTTTTAAAAAATAAAAAAGCTTGTATATAAACTTAGAATTATCATTGAGTATGTTATAACAAGCTAATGGTTTTGCAAAAAATATAGATCCAGTACCAAAAAATCCTTCGATATATAAAGTATGTTTAGGAAAAAGACTTATAATGTTGGCTTTGTACCTATACTTACTGCCTTCTCTATTTAATAATTTCAAATTTTATTAAATACCCTTTTTGATGTAACTTGATATTCCTTACCTTTTCTATCAAGACACAATGAGTCATAACATACTAAGGAATTATTAGTTGCTATAAAATGATAACCCTCAATACCTTTGATTTTAACTTCACTTATTTCAAATTCATTCAATTTACATTTATAAGAATGGTGTTCCCATCTTACATCACTATTAATACCATAGTATTTAAGTATTTTGCATGGATTTAAAATAAAACAATTACATTTCATATATCCTAAATCAACAAACTTGTGATAATTAACATTAATATCATTGATACTAAACTGTAATTTCTTAAAGTTTGCTATGTAATAATGAAGAGATAAAAAGTAACATCCCCAGCGCTGTATCTGAAGAACTAGCTTAGGATCATCTTGTTTTACACACATCTTTAACCTTTAACCTCCTTATTAAAAACTTAAGCTATCTCTATAGAAAACCCTAAACTTAAAACCTCATTAAAAAAATACAACATCCGATCTAAAAACATAGATAATTTAAATGACTTATTTACAAAAAGACTCTTCTTATTAATCTTGGTGATTCCACATTCAAAAGCTTCTTCATAATCTTCTTTGCAAAATCCCAAAAATAAATCGAGACACCACTTAGCATTGCTTACAGTAAACCCTTGCTTATTAAGATTTTCAAACATAATGTCTCCATCATCATCTTTCCTATTAAATAAAATATCTTCAAAATCATCACTATTACTAAGCATTTCTTTTACAATCTCACGTTTAAAGATAACCTTACCCAAATTTAAACTCCTTGACTTTTAATCATTAAAATGGAATATCTTCATAAAACTCTTCTTTAGAGTTAATATAACTAGTTTTTTCAACATTATTATGTGAGGTTAAAACTTGAATCTCATCAACTAAAATACTGTACTTACTTTTATTCTCACCAGTACGCTTACAAGACCAACTCTCATGACGCAATGATCCAGTAATTACAACTTGTGCTCCCTTGGTAAGAAGCTGAATTAAACTCTCAGACCTCTTACCAAATAAAACACAATCAAAAAAGTGAGAATGGTTAGTGAATTTATTATCTTTCTTAAATCCCCTATTATTAGCTAAAGTAAACTTTAAAGCAGGAATTTTATTACCAAAATAAGCAAATTCACAGTCCCTAGTTAAACGACCCGACATACTTAAAGAATTAATATCAAACACTAGAATTTTCCTTATCTTTTAATCTACTTAGCATTTCC from Borrelia coriaceae includes the following:
- a CDS encoding PBSX family phage terminase large subunit → MDIYKLPMFKEMQRDYKREFGIDILEYIKFKEVEVDFKGFESKYLTKKQFEVIRSIERNNQSKIILSGGIASGKTFLACYLFLKILIKNRNLYKQDTNNFILGNSQKSLEINVLGQFEKLANMLNIPFLPKFSNTSYFELDSLRVNLYGGDKASDFERFRGSNSALIYVNEATTLHKETLIECLKRLRVGMQTIIFDTNPDSPDHFFKTDYIDNTNTYSTYNFTTYDNNLISKEFIKTQEEIYKDKPTYKAKVLLGEWVAPCDAIFTNINVTSDHEFVNPIAYLDPAYSIGGDNTALCVLERVDNKYYAFLFQEKLPFGDPKVLNTIKTILGNLNVHTLYVEDRDNISGHGNVTQTFLKLRSNMNHKFRIAPIKPISNKFTRIATLIEPLATSKLSILDYSSKSSISDMYKYKGDGKSDDDSLDSLSASYMLLSLNMRSLKAHFSKIRFL
- a CDS encoding DUF603 domain-containing protein — encoded protein: MSRFKKSFDDYIVYFKEGKLNDSNIAKEMGVSKANVSKMRHKWEAVKDNSEYVNNNKLTIHEDTLTNILLHASQSNAQARDLKSQFSMARSLLGIEFINSFSRYVELELKTHDDQIDKIESKIISLSKECEHSQEENSNEDLTLQLSQLKKEREVKKMQLYYEMLQKLKATDVESRFKFQV
- a CDS encoding Mlp family lipoprotein, coding for MSKINLIFVSLLLMGSCYKYDLTNKPKSRSTREVQEEQTEDIQEKPEAVLRSKLNDTEKSSLDFLKQALGNDAKFNKFVLLNESKVKSALKHIQTELEKCTEDKKNAFKAHIQGYFDTMDENRLDSFKTSVISTCN
- a CDS encoding tyrosine-type recombinase/integrase, with the protein product MQREHLINKLIKENTQLNEELNLLKLNLKDKKTKQTRSIPIRFYLNDKIIRLVKRCIEKLKEKDPISGWFVYLLSITGCRGVEIQNVKLTDISKERSSDGEMFYSIRVNVAKKRNSICIREVVISKSEFNSIMQAHQNYFLSKGKDTRRTYLFQKSKVKFKDNKIDIINISKQFKELLVKSGFKYRKSLHICRNIFIASLKAKGYNSFEIKELMKYSSTSEIDNVYGLSSASKIQAYKDIKNSLN
- a CDS encoding DNA adenine methylase; its protein translation is MKLLNREGSKYRYKANIISLFPKHTLYIEGFFGTGSIFFAKPLACYNILNDNSKFIYKLFYFLKQDPDLLYRRVREAIIYDRVINENQDKIEYVILRTLYSIYGTCSTTIKFNKNNSKKLFLEKLNTYKSKIKEMLNFAVLTSRDIFDFLNAVTKKDKIPSTFVYLDPPYSISRGRLHENRGWNLDCLEKLIIEMKRYNWKFAISEFDDKEVLELFLKYNLHINYIALSSGIANTFGHTKYEILATSYKASKSSITCKNTRYIQKEIFSI
- a CDS encoding DUF261 family protein codes for the protein MCVKQDDPKLVLQIQRWGCYFLSLHYYIANFKKLQFSINDINVNYHKFVDLGYMKCNCFILNPCKILKYYGINSDVRWEHHSYKCKLNEFEISEVKIKGIEGYHFIATNNSLVCYDSLCLDRKGKEYQVTSKRVFNKI
- a CDS encoding single-stranded DNA-binding protein, encoding MFDINSLSMSGRLTRDCEFAYFGNKIPALKFTLANNRGFKKDNKFTNHSHFFDCVLFGKRSESLIQLLTKGAQVVITGSLRHESWSCKRTGENKSKYSILVDEIQVLTSHNNVEKTSYINSKEEFYEDIPF